Proteins from a genomic interval of Hyalangium ruber:
- the add gene encoding adenosine deaminase, which translates to MASIRDDELPNATGIPSSARRTDISPPPAIDVTEELLHALPKTDLHCHLDGSMRLKTILELAEQQKVKLPADTVDGLAQAIHMGQVCKNLEEYLVAFDVTLSVLQTADALYRAAYELAVDAAAENVRYLEVRYSPALHLQKGLKMTTVIDSVLEGLRAAKRETGIKCGVIVCGIRHINPQTSIRLAELSVAYKNRGVIGFDLAGAEASFPAKDHKDAFQLILKNNVNCTAHAGEAFGPESIGQAIHYLGAHRIGHGTRLREDGDLLNYVNDHRIPLEVCPTSNVQTGAVPSLQAHPLKFYFDYGLRVTINTDNRLITDTTVTKELWLAHKNLGLELEDLTTIIVSGFKSAFLPFREKQDMLRAVNQEIATTLAAFEKRPSAEKRPTPVKQPA; encoded by the coding sequence ATGGCCTCCATTCGCGATGATGAGCTCCCCAACGCGACCGGCATTCCCTCCTCCGCCCGTCGTACCGACATCTCCCCACCTCCCGCCATCGATGTGACGGAGGAGCTGCTCCACGCGCTCCCGAAGACGGACCTGCACTGCCACCTCGATGGCTCGATGCGGCTGAAGACCATTCTCGAGCTGGCCGAGCAGCAGAAGGTGAAGCTGCCCGCGGACACCGTGGATGGGCTGGCCCAGGCCATCCACATGGGCCAGGTGTGCAAGAACCTCGAGGAGTATCTGGTGGCGTTCGACGTCACCCTGTCGGTGCTGCAGACGGCCGATGCGCTCTACCGCGCCGCCTATGAGCTGGCGGTGGACGCCGCCGCCGAGAACGTGCGCTACCTGGAGGTGCGCTACTCGCCCGCGCTGCACCTGCAGAAGGGCCTGAAGATGACCACCGTCATCGACTCGGTGCTCGAGGGCCTGCGCGCCGCCAAGCGCGAGACGGGCATCAAGTGCGGCGTCATCGTCTGCGGCATCCGCCATATCAACCCGCAGACCTCCATCCGGCTGGCCGAACTGAGCGTGGCCTACAAGAACCGGGGCGTCATCGGGTTCGACCTGGCCGGCGCCGAGGCGAGCTTCCCCGCCAAGGACCACAAGGACGCCTTCCAGCTCATCCTCAAGAACAACGTCAACTGCACCGCGCACGCGGGCGAGGCGTTCGGCCCCGAGTCCATCGGCCAGGCCATCCACTACCTGGGCGCGCATCGCATCGGCCACGGCACGCGGCTGCGCGAGGACGGGGACCTGCTCAACTACGTGAACGACCACCGCATCCCGCTGGAGGTGTGCCCCACCTCCAACGTGCAGACGGGCGCGGTGCCGAGCCTGCAGGCACACCCGCTGAAGTTCTACTTCGACTACGGCCTGCGGGTGACGATCAACACCGACAACCGGCTCATCACCGACACCACGGTGACCAAGGAGCTGTGGCTGGCGCACAAGAACCTGGGGCTGGAGCTGGAGGACCTCACCACCATCATCGTCTCCGGCTTCAAGAGCGCCTTCCTGCCGTTCCGTGAGAAGCAGGACATGCTGCGCGCGGTGAACCAGGAGATCGCCACCACGCTGGCCGCGTTCGAGAAGCGGCCCTCGGCCGAGAAGCGGCCCACGCCGGTGAAGCAGCCGGCCTGA
- a CDS encoding SDR family oxidoreductase, producing MDLELSGKVVLVTGGSEGLGAAVCHRLVWEGARVALCARNAQRLEATAATLRAQGGEVLAVPADVSRAEDVARFVGAAHERWGRVDALVNNAGTASAKSFAALTDAEMEEDLQLKLFGAMRAVRLAVPHLRAAGGGAVVNVLSIKAKEPGKNTMPSSVSRAAGLALTKVLSKELGPEGIRVNAVMVGMIESGQWARRAEASGKPPEVLYAEKSREAGVPLGRIGRAEEFADLVAFLVSARASYLTGAAIPVDGGLSAAM from the coding sequence ATGGACCTGGAGCTTTCCGGCAAGGTGGTGCTGGTGACTGGCGGCTCGGAGGGGCTGGGGGCCGCGGTGTGCCACCGGCTGGTGTGGGAGGGGGCACGCGTGGCGCTGTGTGCCCGGAACGCGCAGCGGCTGGAGGCCACCGCCGCCACCCTGCGCGCCCAGGGCGGAGAGGTGCTCGCCGTGCCCGCCGATGTGTCCCGGGCGGAGGACGTGGCGCGCTTCGTAGGTGCCGCGCACGAGCGGTGGGGCAGGGTGGACGCGTTGGTGAACAACGCGGGTACGGCCTCGGCGAAGTCCTTCGCCGCGCTCACCGACGCGGAGATGGAGGAGGATCTGCAGCTCAAGCTGTTCGGCGCGATGCGCGCGGTGCGGCTGGCGGTGCCCCACCTGCGCGCGGCTGGAGGTGGGGCTGTCGTCAACGTGCTGTCCATCAAGGCCAAGGAGCCGGGGAAGAACACGATGCCCTCGTCCGTGTCCCGGGCCGCGGGGCTGGCGCTGACCAAGGTCCTCTCCAAGGAGCTGGGGCCCGAGGGGATCCGCGTCAACGCCGTGATGGTGGGCATGATCGAGAGCGGCCAGTGGGCCCGCCGCGCCGAGGCCTCCGGCAAGCCGCCCGAGGTGCTGTACGCCGAGAAGAGCCGCGAGGCGGGGGTTCCCCTGGGGCGCATCGGTCGGGCCGAGGAGTTCGCGGATCTGGTCGCCTTCCTCGTCTCGGCGCGCGCGTCCTATCTCACCGGCGCGGCCATCCCCGTGGATGGGGGGCTGTCCGCCGCGATGTAG
- a CDS encoding AraC family transcriptional regulator, which produces MAWADAPTAPKGGTSKGLPAGWFVTQSAPNLYEAGVDTATPCEGSRSAFLRSRTETPTGYGTFMQAFGAQDFRGKRLRFSAAVRSKDVEGWAGLWMRVEGTDPKQPLGFDNMQSRALVGSLGCKRYDVVLDVPREATSIMAGLLLSGTGQAWLDGVRFEVVERTVPVTDLLASSPAPLPGGPQGLEEAPATASHEQVPTGRVGSIWFNLGRVNMDKSYTRQSTGAWRNILAEEITEQGQEVRGTFLQRAVALKVKTEGPRTLIEGSWGVDPVSIQLHPERLHMKWGIYERELQRVADYKEDANCIRYQRVEGPRVTDRLDVCGAALSRKPPAAQLALAFLGNGFRRNPPYSGLPLPSIPNPPRDSMSGGIPPQ; this is translated from the coding sequence GTGGCCTGGGCAGACGCGCCAACGGCCCCCAAGGGAGGAACCTCCAAAGGACTGCCCGCGGGCTGGTTCGTGACCCAGAGTGCTCCCAACCTCTACGAGGCGGGCGTGGACACGGCCACACCGTGTGAAGGCAGCCGCAGCGCCTTCCTGCGCTCGCGTACGGAGACACCGACGGGCTACGGCACCTTCATGCAGGCCTTCGGGGCGCAGGACTTCCGAGGCAAGCGGCTGCGCTTCTCGGCGGCCGTCCGCTCCAAGGATGTCGAGGGCTGGGCCGGACTGTGGATGCGGGTGGAGGGTACGGACCCGAAGCAGCCCTTGGGCTTCGACAACATGCAGTCTCGCGCGCTGGTGGGCAGCCTCGGATGCAAGCGCTACGACGTGGTGCTGGACGTGCCGCGAGAGGCCACCTCCATCATGGCGGGGCTGCTGCTGTCGGGCACGGGGCAGGCGTGGCTAGACGGGGTGCGCTTCGAGGTGGTGGAGCGCACCGTTCCGGTGACAGATCTGCTCGCTTCGAGCCCAGCGCCGCTCCCAGGCGGTCCCCAGGGCCTCGAGGAGGCGCCCGCGACAGCGAGCCACGAGCAGGTGCCCACCGGCCGAGTGGGAAGCATCTGGTTCAACCTGGGCCGCGTGAACATGGACAAGAGCTACACGCGCCAGTCCACGGGCGCCTGGCGCAACATCCTCGCGGAGGAGATCACCGAGCAAGGCCAGGAGGTGCGCGGAACGTTCCTCCAGCGTGCCGTGGCCCTGAAGGTGAAGACGGAAGGGCCACGAACCCTCATCGAGGGAAGCTGGGGTGTGGACCCCGTGAGCATCCAGCTCCATCCGGAGCGGCTCCACATGAAGTGGGGCATCTACGAGCGCGAGCTGCAGCGCGTGGCGGACTACAAGGAGGACGCCAACTGCATCCGCTACCAGCGCGTCGAGGGCCCGCGAGTCACCGACCGTCTCGACGTGTGCGGCGCGGCGCTGAGCCGGAAGCCTCCCGCGGCGCAGCTCGCGCTGGCATTCCTGGGCAACGGCTTCCGGCGGAACCCGCCCTACAGCGGGCTGCCCCTGCCCTCCATCCCCAACCCTCCACGTGACTCCATGAGCGGAGGCATTCCTCCGCAATGA
- a CDS encoding PaaI family thioesterase produces MSDTSSRPTQEQLDRYAEQFNQSLTLRFLGVRVSFPEGRKVVVAIPEVRPEHRGGLGTTAINGGIISALFDLVIGCTPALLDPTRRCATLQLSVSFQRPLTGDSVQAEAEIDSHGKNTLFASARVLDSQGTVCARAQGIVRISSAPWASGESPAIN; encoded by the coding sequence ATGTCCGACACCTCGTCCCGCCCCACTCAGGAGCAACTCGACCGTTACGCGGAGCAATTCAACCAGAGCCTGACCCTGCGCTTTCTCGGCGTGCGTGTCTCCTTTCCCGAGGGCCGCAAGGTGGTCGTCGCCATCCCCGAGGTCCGCCCGGAGCACCGCGGCGGCCTGGGCACCACGGCGATCAACGGCGGCATCATCTCGGCGCTCTTCGACCTGGTGATCGGCTGCACCCCGGCGTTGCTGGATCCGACCCGGCGCTGCGCCACGCTGCAACTCTCCGTGAGCTTCCAGCGCCCTCTGACGGGGGACTCCGTGCAGGCCGAGGCGGAGATCGACTCGCACGGCAAGAACACCCTCTTCGCCTCCGCCCGCGTCCTGGACTCCCAGGGCACCGTCTGTGCGCGCGCCCAGGGGATCGTCCGCATCTCCTCTGCTCCATGGGCCTCCGGCGAGAGCCCCGCCATCAACTAA
- a CDS encoding DUF2752 domain-containing protein, producing MTTLAPAAKPDPWTYRALLTPSARYLAVVVMAISFVFPIKGLGVDLCILHATTGLPCPGCGLSRAISAISQGDFSTAIALNPFALLAWPLFLVLALVTLAPRSVYTRFEAWVSSHSAPIARGYRICFTAFAAFGAIRFLVFLGLGERFP from the coding sequence ATGACGACCCTCGCACCGGCCGCCAAGCCTGATCCCTGGACATATCGAGCGCTCCTTACCCCCTCGGCCCGCTACCTGGCCGTCGTGGTGATGGCGATCTCGTTCGTGTTTCCGATCAAGGGCCTGGGGGTGGACCTGTGCATCCTGCACGCGACCACCGGGCTGCCGTGCCCCGGCTGTGGGCTGTCACGGGCGATCTCCGCCATCAGCCAGGGGGACTTCTCCACCGCGATCGCGCTCAACCCGTTCGCGCTGCTGGCCTGGCCGCTGTTCCTGGTGCTCGCGCTGGTGACGCTGGCGCCTCGGAGCGTCTACACGCGCTTCGAGGCCTGGGTCAGCTCGCATTCGGCGCCCATCGCCCGGGGCTACCGCATCTGCTTCACCGCGTTCGCCGCCTTCGGCGCGATTCGCTTCCTGGTCTTTCTTGGCTTGGGGGAACGGTTCCCCTAG
- a CDS encoding ATP-dependent helicase has product MGTALNPHENALLEDLNPPQKEAVLHGDGPLLVLSGAGSGKTRVITRRVAYLVKVHRVFPWRILAVTFTNKAAREMRERLTQLLGAQANELVVSTFHSSAAMILRREAEAVGLTRSFVIYDDGDQLNLVKRAMREARVDPIMQPREILHRIDQEKNAARLPDEMQVDVDNPRGIVVKKTYQAYQRLLRASNAVDFGDLLLLLVSLFRKRPDVLANYRRRFTHVLVDEFQDTNPVQYELLRLLAPPPSSNLVVVGDDDQSIYRWRGASVDNILGFPDSYPGAKVVKLEQNYRSDQNILKAAHAVISKNRRRMQKTLWSERPPGENLQLIISRDERGEAQEVARQIHALQREGFIKYSGMAVFYRVNAQSRVLEEALRLARVPYTLVSGRSFYDRAEVRDAAAYLRLMVNPRSDADLLRVINTPARGIGDTTVERLTDFAEQQGSSLYEAIARPERIPGLNTTAARRLAGFHALVTSLNGFAQGATDAASAVDQMLNEAKLVEAFTAEGSDESLTRAENLKEFLGAAQEFDLNRAAAAVAAATAQEAENAEPPPPEVDAAPLTADVPPLQAFLEQISLVGEADAEVGEGRVALMTLHAAKGLEFDAVFLTGMEDGIFPHSRALSGLEDPEEGEGEEMAEERRLCYVGFTRARRRLFVSLAQCRSLFGELRYNPPSRFLRDVPPNLFGIEPEMQPAPRPAAAPVAPRRRSFDDDGGPRIDRSYSQSSDMEGVSGDVRGMRVRHEQFGVGRIISTDGSGPNAKVTVEFGGSVGLKRVIARFLMPG; this is encoded by the coding sequence ATGGGAACCGCCTTGAATCCGCACGAAAACGCCCTCCTCGAAGACCTGAACCCGCCCCAGAAGGAGGCCGTCCTCCATGGCGACGGGCCGCTGCTCGTCCTGTCCGGCGCGGGCAGTGGCAAGACGCGCGTCATCACTCGCCGTGTGGCCTACCTGGTGAAGGTCCACCGCGTCTTTCCCTGGCGCATCCTCGCCGTCACCTTCACCAACAAGGCCGCGCGCGAGATGCGCGAGCGCCTTACCCAGCTCCTGGGCGCGCAGGCCAACGAGCTGGTGGTCAGCACCTTCCACTCGTCCGCCGCGATGATCCTCCGCCGCGAGGCCGAGGCCGTGGGGCTCACCCGCAGCTTCGTCATCTACGACGATGGCGACCAGCTCAACCTCGTCAAGCGCGCCATGCGCGAGGCCCGCGTCGACCCCATCATGCAGCCGCGGGAGATCCTCCACCGCATCGACCAGGAGAAGAACGCCGCACGCCTGCCCGATGAGATGCAGGTGGACGTGGATAATCCGCGCGGCATCGTGGTGAAGAAGACGTACCAGGCCTACCAGCGGCTGCTGCGCGCCTCGAACGCCGTGGACTTTGGCGACCTGCTGCTGCTGCTGGTGTCCCTGTTCCGCAAGCGTCCGGATGTGCTCGCCAACTACCGGCGCCGCTTCACCCACGTCCTCGTGGACGAGTTCCAGGACACCAACCCCGTCCAGTACGAGCTGCTGCGCCTGCTGGCTCCGCCTCCCAGCTCCAACCTCGTGGTGGTGGGTGATGACGACCAGTCCATCTACCGCTGGCGCGGTGCCAGCGTGGACAACATCCTCGGTTTTCCGGACAGCTACCCGGGCGCCAAGGTGGTCAAGCTCGAGCAGAACTACCGCTCGGACCAGAACATCCTCAAGGCCGCTCACGCCGTCATCTCCAAGAACCGGCGGCGCATGCAGAAGACGCTCTGGAGCGAGCGGCCCCCGGGCGAGAACCTCCAGCTGATCATCAGCCGCGACGAGCGCGGCGAGGCCCAGGAGGTGGCGCGGCAGATCCATGCCCTGCAGCGCGAGGGCTTCATCAAGTACTCGGGGATGGCCGTCTTCTACCGCGTCAACGCGCAGAGCCGCGTGCTGGAAGAGGCCCTGCGGCTGGCCCGCGTGCCCTACACCCTGGTCAGCGGGCGCAGCTTCTACGATCGCGCCGAGGTGCGGGACGCGGCGGCCTATCTGCGCCTCATGGTCAACCCGCGCTCGGACGCGGACCTGTTGCGCGTCATCAACACTCCTGCGCGCGGCATCGGCGACACCACCGTGGAGCGCCTCACCGACTTCGCCGAGCAGCAGGGCAGCAGCCTCTACGAGGCCATCGCCCGGCCGGAGCGCATCCCTGGGCTCAACACCACCGCCGCGCGGCGCCTTGCCGGCTTCCATGCGCTGGTCACCTCCCTGAACGGGTTTGCCCAGGGCGCCACGGACGCGGCCAGCGCCGTGGACCAGATGCTCAACGAGGCCAAGCTCGTGGAGGCCTTCACCGCCGAGGGCAGTGACGAGTCCCTGACCCGCGCCGAGAACCTCAAGGAGTTCCTCGGCGCCGCGCAGGAGTTCGACCTCAACCGCGCCGCCGCGGCGGTGGCAGCCGCCACGGCCCAGGAGGCCGAGAACGCGGAGCCTCCTCCGCCCGAAGTGGACGCGGCGCCCCTGACCGCGGACGTGCCCCCGCTGCAGGCCTTCCTGGAGCAGATCAGCCTGGTGGGCGAGGCCGACGCCGAAGTGGGGGAGGGCCGCGTGGCGTTGATGACGCTGCACGCCGCCAAGGGCCTGGAGTTCGACGCGGTGTTCCTCACCGGCATGGAGGACGGCATCTTCCCGCACTCGCGCGCCCTGTCCGGCCTCGAGGACCCGGAGGAGGGCGAGGGCGAGGAGATGGCCGAGGAGCGGCGGCTCTGCTACGTGGGCTTCACCCGTGCGCGCCGGCGTCTGTTCGTCAGCCTCGCGCAATGCCGCTCCCTCTTCGGCGAGCTTCGCTACAACCCCCCCTCGCGCTTCTTGCGCGACGTGCCGCCCAACCTCTTCGGCATCGAGCCCGAGATGCAGCCGGCGCCGCGTCCCGCCGCTGCTCCCGTGGCGCCTCGCCGCCGGAGCTTCGACGACGATGGCGGCCCTCGCATCGACCGCTCCTACTCGCAGTCCTCCGACATGGAGGGCGTGAGCGGGGATGTGCGGGGGATGCGCGTGCGCCACGAGCAGTTCGGCGTGGGGCGGATCATCTCCACCGACGGATCCGGGCCCAACGCCAAGGTGACGGTCGAGTTCGGCGGAAGCGTGGGCCTCAAGCGCGTCATCGCCCGTTTTCTCATGCCGGGATAA
- a CDS encoding metallophosphoesterase: MSARTIVIGDLHGCYDEAIELLDKVGATSSDRVIFAGDLVDRGPKRLECVELAMRHESIQGNHEESHLQQRHRPDERLSPDHLETRRVLEPEHYDYLASLPLYIRLPEHNAVVVHAGVLPGKRIEEQDPYHLLHAQCVLPPAKKSYWPSKAPVTHRFWTHHWQGPERVIFGHTVFDKPLVTEHAVGIDTGCVYGRSLTAVVLPSWEIVSVKARRSYRGGKDVALFPIHEDVSVFS, encoded by the coding sequence ATGTCTGCCCGCACCATCGTCATTGGCGACCTTCATGGCTGTTACGACGAGGCCATCGAACTGCTCGACAAGGTAGGCGCCACCTCCAGCGACCGCGTCATCTTCGCCGGGGATCTCGTAGACCGAGGCCCCAAGCGGCTGGAGTGCGTCGAGCTGGCCATGCGCCACGAGTCCATCCAAGGAAATCACGAGGAGAGCCACCTCCAGCAGCGGCACCGTCCGGACGAGCGTCTATCGCCGGACCACCTGGAGACGCGTCGTGTGCTCGAGCCCGAGCACTACGACTACCTCGCCAGCCTGCCGCTCTACATCCGCTTGCCCGAGCACAACGCCGTCGTCGTCCACGCCGGTGTGCTGCCCGGCAAGCGCATTGAGGAGCAGGACCCGTACCACCTGCTCCATGCACAGTGCGTCCTGCCCCCAGCGAAGAAGAGCTATTGGCCCTCCAAGGCCCCGGTCACCCACCGGTTCTGGACCCACCACTGGCAGGGCCCTGAGCGGGTCATCTTCGGACACACGGTCTTCGACAAGCCGCTCGTGACCGAGCATGCGGTGGGCATCGACACCGGCTGCGTGTACGGCCGTTCGCTGACCGCGGTGGTGCTCCCCTCCTGGGAGATCGTCTCGGTCAAGGCGCGGCGGTCCTACCGCGGCGGCAAGGATGTGGCGCTGTTCCCCATCCACGAAGACGTGTCCGTCTTCTCGTAA
- a CDS encoding RNA polymerase sigma factor — translation MVGAAVQGLPMTGRQREDAEQPAESSPSGEDELTEKALAGDRRAWDGLIARHHRRVVVSLLARGIRVDRAHELAQETWARLIQQQQRGLLTELRLPNLALTQAAFLAADDARRARREAISGNVEELPERQHPVDPTASAERRLVSEEQLAKAHQALEGCSPSARSVFLLACDGQELPHAEVAARVGLSVQRVRQILCEVRKKLRTALEEETHG, via the coding sequence ATGGTGGGAGCGGCGGTGCAGGGCTTGCCGATGACGGGCCGACAGCGAGAGGACGCCGAGCAGCCCGCCGAGAGCTCTCCCTCTGGGGAGGATGAGCTTACGGAGAAGGCCCTGGCTGGGGATCGCCGGGCCTGGGATGGACTCATCGCGCGCCACCATCGCCGGGTCGTGGTATCGCTGCTGGCTCGGGGCATCCGGGTGGACCGGGCCCATGAGCTGGCCCAGGAGACCTGGGCGCGACTCATCCAGCAACAGCAGCGAGGGCTGCTGACGGAGTTGCGCCTGCCGAACCTCGCGCTGACCCAGGCGGCCTTCCTGGCCGCGGACGACGCTCGCCGCGCCCGGCGCGAAGCGATCTCGGGGAACGTAGAGGAGCTACCCGAGCGGCAGCACCCGGTGGACCCCACGGCCTCGGCCGAGCGGCGTCTGGTGTCCGAGGAGCAGCTGGCCAAGGCGCACCAGGCGTTGGAGGGGTGCTCCCCGAGCGCCCGCAGCGTGTTCCTCCTGGCATGTGATGGCCAGGAGCTTCCCCATGCCGAGGTCGCGGCGCGTGTCGGCCTGTCCGTGCAGCGCGTGCGACAGATCCTGTGCGAGGTGCGCAAGAAGCTGCGGACCGCGCTCGAGGAGGAGACCCATGGCTGA
- a CDS encoding zf-TFIIB domain-containing protein, translated as MKAPSGAEVELERCTSCGGFWGERGRIQDAFGPPAQYELVGGMTHRRCVLCRILMTPAQLPAGIAVEVCSACRGMFLDKDELAQIGVRSQGGTSRRSGPAQPMAVQRPAPRAAPPPVPVARAPEAPKEPEVIALSAEEEVPPEDTSGTFACVVCGKRKPLRQGQALRDGLACRACMKARAEGDEGGEELGLRGLLFGRPKKP; from the coding sequence GTGAAGGCACCCTCCGGTGCCGAGGTGGAGTTGGAGCGGTGTACCTCCTGCGGTGGTTTCTGGGGGGAGCGGGGGCGGATCCAGGACGCGTTCGGTCCTCCTGCCCAGTACGAGCTCGTGGGGGGCATGACGCACCGGCGCTGTGTGCTGTGCCGGATCCTCATGACTCCCGCGCAGCTGCCCGCGGGCATCGCCGTCGAGGTGTGCTCGGCGTGCCGGGGCATGTTCCTCGACAAGGATGAACTGGCGCAGATCGGTGTCCGGTCGCAGGGCGGAACTTCTCGGCGCTCCGGGCCCGCGCAGCCCATGGCGGTTCAGCGTCCCGCCCCCCGTGCCGCGCCTCCCCCGGTGCCGGTCGCTCGGGCTCCCGAGGCTCCCAAGGAACCCGAGGTGATCGCGCTGAGCGCCGAGGAAGAGGTTCCTCCCGAGGACACCTCGGGCACCTTCGCGTGCGTGGTGTGTGGCAAGCGCAAGCCGCTGCGCCAGGGGCAGGCGCTGCGGGATGGGCTGGCCTGCCGTGCCTGCATGAAGGCGCGTGCCGAGGGGGACGAAGGCGGCGAGGAGCTCGGCCTGCGCGGTCTTCTCTTTGGTCGTCCCAAGAAGCCCTGA
- a CDS encoding RNA polymerase sigma factor, whose translation MYDQLTDDELFAEVARSRSAGEPFGGPLGALVQRWGRPARYVISKIQASYKRGSPADADELFQDAVGKFIDRGLEQFRGVSEQMPGKSASPKTFFLRIVKHVAIDFYRRQREDLAPAPSDPDDVMEEPPSEVARAVETARRTQERSEAQELYWAAFARLQEEHPKEAGAWDLYHHKDVEDHEECARLLNITVANSYKRVSRAQAYLRLYLLELRQAAEGKE comes from the coding sequence GTGTACGACCAGCTCACGGATGACGAATTGTTCGCGGAAGTGGCCCGTAGCCGCTCCGCTGGAGAGCCTTTCGGAGGCCCCCTCGGTGCGCTCGTCCAGCGCTGGGGCCGCCCTGCTCGGTACGTCATTAGCAAAATCCAGGCCAGTTATAAACGCGGGTCTCCCGCGGACGCGGACGAGCTCTTCCAGGACGCGGTGGGCAAGTTCATCGACCGCGGGTTGGAGCAGTTCCGCGGCGTCTCCGAGCAGATGCCCGGCAAGAGCGCGTCTCCCAAGACGTTCTTCCTGCGCATCGTCAAGCACGTCGCCATCGACTTCTACCGGCGTCAGCGCGAGGACCTCGCTCCCGCTCCGAGCGATCCGGATGACGTCATGGAGGAGCCGCCTTCCGAGGTGGCTCGCGCCGTGGAGACCGCTCGCCGCACCCAAGAGCGCTCCGAGGCACAAGAGCTTTACTGGGCCGCGTTCGCCCGCCTCCAGGAGGAGCACCCCAAGGAGGCTGGAGCGTGGGACCTCTACCACCACAAGGACGTGGAGGATCACGAGGAATGCGCCCGTCTCCTGAACATCACCGTGGCCAACTCCTACAAGCGCGTCAGCCGCGCCCAGGCCTACCTCCGACTGTACCTGCTCGAGTTGCGGCAGGCGGCCGAGGGGAAGGAGTGA
- a CDS encoding PQQ-binding-like beta-propeller repeat protein, producing the protein MLPRACPCTVILLVLLVTGVSGCQKPAERVFEFSTDASSRAGMVALEDSVVLGNEVGAVVRLDRRGEPVWRVKFAQEVAARPTVSGNSVIVGTVGGELASLGLADSTERWRVTGEPPVLTPLVSDTTSVYVLGPDGAVRAHALDTGKLRWRRPPPKAEEARIDPTQRLPTPVLGEGVLVVSLGEAGLMGLSTTDGAIRWRHPLPQPLGMTREGDTLYASARTGRVIALAIADGVPRWEQAPATGLTSPPTYALGTLWVGAEPPELLALSPSDGKRLSGIALPAPLVTQLAVYGNLLLVATSSRQGQLLGLRSQGGPPVFSLRTDTPLRTPPVVVGDQLFVLGLDGRVLSWSLRVPDP; encoded by the coding sequence ATGCTGCCGCGCGCCTGTCCATGCACCGTCATCCTGCTCGTGCTCCTGGTGACAGGTGTGTCCGGGTGCCAGAAGCCGGCGGAACGGGTGTTCGAGTTTTCCACGGATGCCTCCTCGCGCGCGGGGATGGTGGCGCTGGAGGACAGCGTGGTGCTGGGCAACGAGGTGGGGGCGGTGGTGCGCCTGGATCGGCGCGGGGAGCCCGTCTGGCGGGTGAAGTTCGCCCAGGAGGTGGCGGCCCGGCCCACGGTGTCCGGTAACAGCGTCATCGTCGGCACGGTCGGCGGAGAGCTGGCCAGCCTGGGGCTGGCGGACTCGACGGAGCGCTGGCGCGTCACCGGGGAGCCGCCGGTGCTCACCCCCCTCGTCTCGGACACCACCTCCGTCTACGTGCTGGGCCCGGATGGCGCCGTGCGCGCGCACGCGCTGGATACGGGGAAGCTGCGCTGGCGCCGACCGCCTCCGAAGGCGGAGGAGGCCCGCATCGACCCGACGCAGCGGCTCCCCACCCCCGTGCTCGGGGAGGGCGTACTGGTGGTGTCGCTCGGGGAGGCGGGGCTCATGGGGCTGTCCACGACGGACGGAGCCATCCGCTGGCGCCACCCCCTGCCCCAGCCGCTGGGCATGACGCGCGAGGGAGACACCCTGTACGCCTCCGCCCGTACCGGGAGGGTGATTGCTCTAGCGATCGCGGATGGCGTCCCCCGCTGGGAGCAGGCGCCAGCCACCGGGCTCACCAGCCCACCAACCTACGCGCTGGGAACCCTCTGGGTGGGCGCCGAGCCCCCGGAGCTGCTGGCCCTCTCCCCCTCGGATGGAAAGCGGCTCTCGGGCATCGCCCTGCCCGCGCCCCTGGTGACGCAGCTAGCGGTGTACGGGAACCTGTTGCTGGTGGCCACCAGCAGCCGGCAGGGCCAGCTCCTCGGCCTGCGGAGCCAGGGCGGCCCGCCCGTCTTCTCCCTGCGCACGGACACGCCGCTGCGCACGCCCCCCGTGGTGGTGGGCGATCAGCTCTTCGTGCTGGGCTTGGATGGGCGGGTGCTCTCCTGGAGCCTCCGCGTGCCGGACCCGTGA
- a CDS encoding DUF4190 domain-containing protein — protein MIGAGAFCGVHPTVGAAITCQRCGSFACAQCVEVHEGTEYCANCYQREFGGKASSRAVTALVLAIVGMNCLWPLGIVSIIMATQEIAAIDRGESPAKGRPLAKGALILGWILVALTGIAVVAGIIFAVAMAS, from the coding sequence ATGATTGGCGCCGGAGCGTTCTGCGGAGTCCACCCCACGGTGGGCGCCGCCATCACCTGCCAGCGCTGCGGCAGCTTCGCGTGCGCTCAGTGTGTCGAGGTTCACGAGGGGACCGAGTACTGCGCGAACTGCTACCAGCGGGAGTTCGGCGGCAAGGCCTCCAGCCGCGCGGTGACGGCGCTGGTGCTCGCCATCGTCGGAATGAACTGTCTCTGGCCGCTCGGTATCGTCTCCATCATCATGGCCACGCAGGAGATCGCCGCCATTGATCGCGGTGAGTCTCCCGCCAAGGGCCGGCCGCTCGCCAAGGGCGCGCTGATCCTCGGGTGGATCCTCGTCGCCCTCACGGGCATCGCCGTTGTCGCCGGCATCATCTTCGCCGTGGCGATGGCGTCGTAG